From Halomarina ordinaria:
GCATCTATCCACCCGCGACCGGGGGGAACACGGACATCGTGTCGCCCTCCTCCAGTTCGGTCGCGGTCCCGTCCAGGTGGAGCACCTCGCGCCCGTTCTTGAGCACGTTCAGCTGTGGGCGAATGTCGCCGACGTCGTCGAGGATGAGGCCTTCGAGCCCGTCGAACTCCGCTTCGAGCGCGGCGAGGACATCCCCCACCGTCGCGTCGTCGTCGTACTCCCTCGCGATGGTCTTCGACCCCACCGCGGTGCGGAAGTTCGCGAAGAACCGCAACTCGAGTTCCATGCCTCTAACACTGCCTCTGGCGGCATAAAGCCACACCCGATAGCGCGGCGCGCGCGCAGTCCCGACGCGCTCGCTGGTCGGTCGGTCGACGACGCGGCGTCAGCGCTCGGTCGTGGCGCGCGTCTCCCCCAGGGGGGTCGCACCGTCGACCACGCTCCCGAGACCGACCCGCTCGATGGTCTCGGCCGTGGGGCGGCCCGCGTCGTCCCACCCGCGCGCGGCGTAGTAGGCGGTGAGCAGGTCCTCGAACGCGGCCGGGTCGAGCGCCACGCCGTCCTCCCGGGGCGTCGCGAGCGGCGCCGGGAGGGCGTCGTCGGTGCGGTCGAACCCCTCGCGGACGTTGAACAGGCGCGTCAGCGTCCAGACGCGCTCGCCGAGGCGCGCGAGGTCGTCGGGCGAGTGGTCGAGGCCCACCTCGGCGAGGAGCGCCGCGCCGAGGTCCGAGAGCGCCTCGGCCGCGAAGTCGTCGGCGACGAGGCTCCAGACGGCCGACCGGGCGTTCTGCGCGCCGACGACGGCCTCGACGCGTTCGGCGGTCGACCAGGTCTCCTCGAACACCTCGCGCTCGACGGGTCGAGCGCGCCGGTGGCAGGCCCCCCGGTCGCTCGTGGCGTAGGCCAGCGCCATCGCGGGCGCGACGCGCGGGTCGTACCCCGGCATCTCCATCGACTTCACCGTCGGGACGAGCGCCTCGCCGCCGAAGCGTTCCGCGGCGGCCTCGACCCCGTCGGCCAGCGCGTCGCCGAGCGGCGTCGCGCGGGTCGCTATCTCCTCGACGAGCGCGCGGGCGGCGGCCGGGTCGCCGAAGGCGAGGTCCCGGTCGAGCGTCCCGTTCTCGGCGGCGCGTATCGCCCACGCGACGGCGCTCCCCGCGCTGATGACGTCGACGCCGAGGCGGTCGCACGTCGCGCCGAGGTCGGCGACGGCGTCGGCGTCGTCGATGCCGAGGCCCGCCCCGAGGCTCATCGGGGTGGCCCCCCGGGGGACGCTCTCGCCCTCGTCGGTCGCCACGCGAAAGCCCCCCGGCACCGCCCGGTCGGGGTGCTCGCGGCCGACGCTCCGTTCCCTGAGCGCCTCGACGCCGACGCCCTCCGCCCCCTCGAAGCGCCCCGCCTGCCAGCCGCGGGTCGCGAGCGCGCCGACGGCGTCGGCGAAGTCGAGGCTCTCGACGGTCTCGCTCGCGGCCTGCCAGCGACCGGTGTCGCCCTCCCGGTAGGCGCGCTCGTAGCGTTCCCGGAGGGTAGCGAGCGCC
This genomic window contains:
- a CDS encoding ubiquitin-like small modifier protein 1, with protein sequence MELELRFFANFRTAVGSKTIAREYDDDATVGDVLAALEAEFDGLEGLILDDVGDIRPQLNVLKNGREVLHLDGTATELEEGDTMSVFPPVAGG
- a CDS encoding aldehyde ferredoxin oxidoreductase family protein gives rise to the protein MTTVRDRVLRVDLTGGTVERERVPEEWRRDYLGGKGLGARYLYDELAPGVDPLSPANHLAFLVGPLSGALPGESRYAAVTKSPLTGGFLDSYGGGAFPDALAGALPDCLGVLVTGRAEEWTTLVLEDGAGRLVSAADLTGADAHATDEALSGAVACVGPAGEAEVSYATIATDGGDHHAGRGGAGAVMGSKRLKAVVARGDPPEPSPALATLRERYERAYREGDTGRWQAASETVESLDFADAVGALATRGWQAGRFEGAEGVGVEALRERSVGREHPDRAVPGGFRVATDEGESVPRGATPMSLGAGLGIDDADAVADLGATCDRLGVDVISAGSAVAWAIRAAENGTLDRDLAFGDPAAARALVEEIATRATPLGDALADGVEAAAERFGGEALVPTVKSMEMPGYDPRVAPAMALAYATSDRGACHRRARPVEREVFEETWSTAERVEAVVGAQNARSAVWSLVADDFAAEALSDLGAALLAEVGLDHSPDDLARLGERVWTLTRLFNVREGFDRTDDALPAPLATPREDGVALDPAAFEDLLTAYYAARGWDDAGRPTAETIERVGLGSVVDGATPLGETRATTER